A window of Pedococcus aerophilus contains these coding sequences:
- a CDS encoding ArnT family glycosyltransferase — translation MDTMTLHRSAADSPPALPRATTVQAGPTAPSRLQRLWRGNEEDPSWARPALLGLLFATALFYLYNLTSSGYANSFYSAAVQAGSQSWEAFFYGSSDAGNSITVDKPPASLWIMALSVRVLGLSSFAILLPEVLMGVATVAVVHATVRRHFGAAAGLVGGLVMALTPVAVLMFRFNNPDALLVLLMALGAWATLKSIDEGSHKWFAIVGVLIGLGFLTKALQVLLVVPAFGLAYLLFANTTLRRRITGALIGVAAMVLSAGWWVAVVELVPASMRPYIGGSQDNSFLSVTFGYNGLGRISGNETGSVGGGNGWGTTGLGRMFSSSIGGQISWLIPSALILLAVGLFLRGRAPRTDGRRAAYVVWGGWLLVTMLTFSLMAGIFHEYYTVALAPAVAAVVGMGTGEAWEHRTRSIGSITLAAATAAAATWSFILLSRTDWQNWLRIGVLVVGMASALLLLVITQLHRRFVPVVVASALVAVLAGPAAYSIQTVGTAHTGSIVTAGPSTGRGGFGGGMPGGGPGGMPPGTTQGGTGTAPGGTAQGGTTGAPQGGGGMGGLLDASTPTTEVVSALSADAGSYRWVAAAVGSQNAAGLQLGTGLPVMAIGGFNGSDPSPTLAQFQAYVANGDIHYFAASGGQGGGRGGMGGLGGSGTGSEISTWVAANFTSVTIGGSTFYDLTQPLSAAASTGTTTQTT, via the coding sequence ATGGACACCATGACCCTCCACCGCAGCGCGGCCGACAGCCCCCCGGCCCTCCCCCGCGCCACCACCGTGCAGGCGGGCCCGACCGCACCCAGCCGACTCCAGCGCCTCTGGCGCGGGAACGAGGAGGACCCGTCCTGGGCCCGTCCGGCGCTGCTGGGTCTGCTGTTCGCGACCGCCCTCTTCTACCTCTACAACCTGACCTCGAGCGGCTACGCGAACTCGTTCTACTCCGCCGCGGTCCAGGCCGGCAGCCAGAGCTGGGAAGCCTTCTTCTACGGGTCCTCCGACGCCGGCAACTCCATCACCGTCGACAAGCCCCCGGCCTCGCTGTGGATCATGGCGCTGTCGGTGCGGGTCCTCGGGCTGAGCTCGTTCGCGATCCTGCTGCCCGAGGTCCTCATGGGGGTCGCGACCGTCGCTGTCGTCCACGCCACGGTGCGCCGCCACTTCGGTGCGGCAGCCGGTCTCGTCGGCGGCCTCGTCATGGCGCTCACCCCGGTGGCCGTCCTGATGTTCAGGTTCAACAACCCCGACGCGCTGCTCGTGCTGCTCATGGCCCTCGGGGCCTGGGCGACGCTGAAGTCGATCGACGAGGGGTCGCACAAGTGGTTCGCGATCGTCGGCGTCCTCATCGGGCTCGGCTTCCTCACCAAGGCGCTGCAGGTGCTGCTCGTCGTGCCGGCGTTCGGGCTCGCGTACCTGCTGTTCGCGAACACGACGCTGCGACGCCGGATCACCGGCGCCCTCATCGGTGTCGCCGCGATGGTCCTGTCGGCCGGCTGGTGGGTCGCGGTCGTCGAGCTCGTCCCGGCGAGCATGCGCCCCTACATCGGTGGCAGCCAGGACAACTCGTTCCTCTCGGTCACCTTCGGCTACAACGGCCTCGGCCGCATCAGCGGCAACGAGACCGGGTCGGTCGGCGGCGGCAACGGCTGGGGCACGACCGGACTGGGCCGCATGTTCAGCTCGAGCATCGGAGGCCAGATCTCCTGGCTCATCCCCTCGGCGCTCATCCTGCTCGCGGTCGGCCTGTTCCTTCGGGGACGGGCGCCGCGCACCGACGGTCGTCGCGCCGCCTACGTCGTCTGGGGCGGCTGGCTCCTGGTCACGATGCTGACCTTCTCGCTCATGGCCGGCATCTTCCACGAGTACTACACCGTCGCCCTCGCCCCGGCCGTCGCCGCCGTCGTCGGCATGGGTACCGGTGAGGCGTGGGAGCACCGGACCCGCTCGATCGGCTCGATCACCCTGGCGGCCGCGACCGCTGCTGCCGCGACCTGGTCGTTCATCCTCCTGTCTCGCACCGACTGGCAGAACTGGCTGCGCATCGGCGTCCTCGTCGTCGGCATGGCCAGCGCGCTGCTCCTGCTGGTCATCACCCAGCTGCACCGGCGGTTCGTGCCCGTGGTCGTCGCCAGCGCGCTCGTGGCAGTCCTCGCCGGCCCCGCGGCCTACAGCATCCAGACGGTGGGCACCGCCCACACCGGCTCCATCGTCACCGCGGGCCCGTCCACGGGTCGCGGAGGGTTCGGTGGGGGCATGCCGGGCGGTGGCCCCGGCGGCATGCCTCCCGGCACGACCCAGGGCGGGACGGGTACGGCGCCGGGAGGCACCGCGCAGGGCGGCACCACCGGCGCACCCCAGGGTGGCGGCGGAATGGGCGGCCTGCTCGACGCGAGCACCCCCACCACGGAGGTCGTCTCGGCCCTGTCCGCCGACGCCGGCTCCTACCGGTGGGTCGCCGCGGCGGTCGGCTCGCAGAACGCCGCAGGCCTCCAGCTCGGCACCGGCCTGCCGGTCATGGCGATCGGTGGCTTCAACGGCAGCGACCCGTCGCCGACGCTGGCGCAGTTCCAGGCGTACGTCGCGAACGGTGACATCCACTACTTCGCGGCCAGCGGTGGCCAGGGCGGCGGCCGCGGCGGGATGGGCGGCCTGGGCGGCTCCGGCACCGGCTCGGAGATCTCCACCTGGGTCGCGGCGAACTTCACCTCCGTGACCATCGGCGGCTCGACGTTCTACGACCTCACCCAACCACTGTCGGCCGCGGCGTCGACCGGCACCACCACCCAGACCACCTGA
- a CDS encoding DUF4385 domain-containing protein yields the protein MPVAERAIRFAGILLQVAGSGDDVRAHPELYRVGRGEQGVLTVQPYKGELLPLWRFKTPDVAQESATAIRAAFDDYLAAGDLVGADMARKFLQMGFTRARRYANHPGGKKYDGPVPVDKRGESGAHGRAELPRGPEDPVKAESARIFKAAWDEVEQVEEYTSWRAAHKEEHG from the coding sequence GTGCCGGTCGCCGAGCGCGCGATCCGCTTCGCCGGGATACTTCTGCAGGTGGCGGGCAGCGGCGACGACGTGAGGGCGCACCCCGAGCTCTACCGCGTGGGGCGCGGCGAGCAGGGTGTCCTGACCGTCCAGCCCTACAAGGGTGAGCTGCTGCCGCTGTGGCGCTTCAAGACCCCCGATGTCGCACAGGAGAGTGCGACCGCGATCCGGGCGGCGTTCGACGACTACCTCGCCGCAGGTGACCTGGTCGGCGCGGACATGGCGCGCAAGTTCCTCCAGATGGGTTTCACCCGGGCCCGGCGCTACGCCAACCACCCGGGCGGGAAGAAGTACGACGGCCCGGTCCCGGTCGACAAGCGCGGGGAGAGTGGCGCCCACGGTCGGGCAGAGCTGCCCCGCGGCCCCGAGGACCCGGTCAAGGCGGAGTCGGCGCGGATCTTCAAGGCTGCGTGGGACGAGGTCGAGCAGGTCGAGGAGTACACGTCCTGGCGGGCCGCCCACAAGGAGGAGCACGGCTAG
- a CDS encoding bifunctional glycosyltransferase family 2/GtrA family protein, with protein MSDLTAPVPVLDVVIPVFNEQHTVAACVRRLHQHLVQTFPYPFRITVADNASTDATAAVASGLVAELPGVTLVRLAEKGRGRALKAVWLASDAPILAYMDVDLSTDLDALWPLVAPLMSGHSDLAIGSRLARGSRVVRGARREVVSRGYNLILRGALGARFTDAQCGFKAIRADVAAELLPLVEDTTWFFDTELLVLAQRCGLRIHEVPVDWFDDPDSRVDVVGTALDDLRGVRRVRRSLASGALPLTDITARLGRGTPGGSTWQQLQRFAAVGVASTVVHLGLFAALSAGMASAQVANLLALLVATVANTALNRRWTFGIQGGRGAARHQAQGLAVFGITWLMTAGALGLLHLVAAAPPTAAQTGVVAVATAASTAVRFVAMRSWMFRPPTARGGGLRDATTPHTEAAPSHVSPEVTSRVA; from the coding sequence ATGAGCGACCTGACCGCCCCAGTCCCCGTGCTCGACGTCGTCATCCCGGTGTTCAACGAGCAGCACACCGTGGCCGCGTGCGTGCGGCGGCTGCACCAGCACCTCGTGCAGACGTTCCCGTACCCGTTCCGGATCACCGTGGCCGACAACGCCAGCACCGACGCGACGGCCGCCGTCGCGTCGGGGCTGGTGGCCGAGCTGCCCGGGGTCACCCTCGTCCGCCTCGCGGAGAAGGGACGGGGGCGGGCGCTCAAAGCGGTCTGGCTCGCCTCCGACGCACCGATCCTCGCCTACATGGACGTCGACCTGTCCACGGACCTCGACGCCCTCTGGCCGCTCGTCGCACCCCTGATGTCCGGGCACTCGGACCTCGCGATCGGGTCGCGACTGGCTCGCGGATCGCGTGTCGTGCGGGGTGCCAGGCGCGAGGTGGTCTCTCGGGGCTACAACCTGATCCTGCGGGGAGCCCTGGGGGCGAGGTTCACGGACGCCCAGTGCGGGTTCAAGGCGATCCGGGCCGATGTCGCAGCCGAGCTGCTGCCCCTCGTCGAGGACACCACGTGGTTCTTCGACACCGAGCTGCTCGTCCTGGCCCAGCGCTGCGGCCTGCGGATCCACGAGGTGCCCGTCGACTGGTTCGACGACCCGGACTCGCGCGTCGACGTCGTGGGCACCGCCCTGGACGACCTGCGTGGCGTCCGGCGGGTGCGGCGTTCCCTGGCCTCGGGCGCGCTGCCGCTGACCGACATCACGGCCCGCCTGGGCCGGGGTACGCCGGGTGGGAGCACGTGGCAGCAGCTGCAAAGGTTCGCCGCGGTGGGAGTCGCCAGCACGGTGGTCCACCTCGGCCTGTTCGCCGCACTGAGCGCCGGTATGGCGTCCGCCCAGGTCGCCAACCTCCTCGCCCTGCTGGTGGCCACCGTCGCGAACACGGCGCTGAACCGGCGCTGGACGTTCGGCATCCAGGGTGGCCGGGGCGCAGCGCGACACCAGGCGCAGGGGCTGGCCGTCTTCGGCATCACCTGGCTGATGACGGCCGGTGCGCTGGGGCTGCTCCACCTCGTCGCCGCGGCGCCGCCGACCGCGGCGCAGACCGGGGTCGTGGCCGTGGCCACCGCCGCCTCGACGGCGGTGCGGTTCGTCGCGATGCGGTCCTGGATGTTCCGCCCACCCACGGCGCGCGGTGGAGGTCTGCGCGATGCCACCACGCCGCATACCGAAGCGGCCCCCTCCCACGTCTCACCCGAGGTGACGAGCCGCGTTGCCTGA
- a CDS encoding substrate-binding domain-containing protein, which produces MTLQNPSVRRSLAVTVAVSAAFGLSACNRASTTDTGSSGGGGEATVGVTLITKDSTNPFFVAMQKGAKADAAKNNVKLTVASGKQEGDDQGQITAIEDAIARGDKGILITPMSDGVNAAIKKARDAKLFVIALDTPPDPADTVDITFATDNRSAGKLDGEWAAAQLDGKPAVIALLDLFSDKIVSVDYNRDQGFLEGMGIDVADGKKNGDEAKTGKYTGGKGGDYTIVCNEASNGAEDGGRTAMEKCLAKNPNINLVYTINEPAAVGANAALKAANKTALIVSVDGGCAGVDSVKSGVIGATAQQYPLKMATLGMEAIAKIARGGEAPKVTEGLDFFDTGVALVTDKKADGVDSISSEEGAKICWGN; this is translated from the coding sequence ATGACCCTGCAGAACCCGTCCGTGCGCCGCAGCCTCGCCGTGACGGTCGCCGTCTCCGCCGCCTTCGGCCTCAGCGCCTGCAACCGCGCCAGCACCACCGACACCGGCAGCAGCGGCGGCGGAGGTGAGGCCACCGTGGGAGTCACGCTCATCACGAAGGACTCGACCAACCCGTTCTTCGTCGCCATGCAGAAGGGCGCCAAGGCGGACGCCGCCAAGAACAACGTGAAGCTCACCGTCGCCTCCGGCAAGCAGGAGGGTGACGACCAGGGCCAGATCACCGCCATCGAGGACGCGATCGCCCGCGGCGACAAGGGCATCCTCATCACGCCGATGAGCGACGGCGTCAACGCCGCGATCAAGAAGGCCCGCGACGCCAAGCTGTTCGTCATCGCCCTCGACACCCCGCCCGACCCGGCCGACACCGTCGACATCACCTTCGCGACGGACAACCGCAGCGCCGGCAAGCTCGACGGTGAGTGGGCCGCAGCCCAGCTCGACGGCAAGCCCGCCGTGATCGCGTTGCTCGACCTGTTCAGCGACAAGATCGTCTCGGTCGACTACAACCGTGACCAGGGCTTCCTCGAGGGCATGGGCATCGATGTCGCCGACGGCAAGAAGAACGGCGACGAGGCCAAGACCGGCAAGTACACCGGTGGCAAGGGCGGCGACTACACGATCGTCTGCAACGAGGCCAGCAACGGCGCTGAGGACGGCGGCCGCACCGCGATGGAGAAGTGCCTCGCGAAGAACCCGAACATCAACCTCGTCTACACGATCAACGAGCCCGCCGCGGTCGGCGCCAACGCCGCCCTCAAGGCCGCCAACAAGACGGCCCTCATCGTCTCGGTCGACGGTGGCTGCGCTGGCGTCGACAGCGTGAAGAGCGGCGTCATCGGTGCGACGGCCCAGCAGTACCCGCTGAAGATGGCCACGCTCGGCATGGAGGCCATCGCCAAGATCGCCCGTGGCGGCGAGGCGCCCAAGGTCACCGAGGGCCTCGACTTCTTCGACACCGGTGTGGCCCTGGTCACCGACAAGAAGGCTGACGGCGTCGACAGCATCTCGTCCGAAGAGGGCGCGAAGATCTGCTGGGGCAACTGA
- a CDS encoding response regulator transcription factor, with protein sequence MNTQQSASAKLQRIDGSPVRVLVVDDESNLTELLSMALRYEGWEVRTASNGANAVRAAREFQPDAVALDMMLPDFDGLEVLRRMRADSPNVPVLFLTAKDAVEDRVAGLTAGGDDYVTKPFSLEEVVARLRALMRRTAVVTDESSSVIVVGDLTMDEDSHEVTRDGVQIALTPTEFELLRYLMRNPKRVLSKAQILDRVWNYDFGGQANVVELYISYLRKKIDAGREPMIHTMRGVGYVLKPAS encoded by the coding sequence ATGAACACGCAGCAGTCCGCTTCCGCCAAGCTCCAGCGCATCGACGGCTCCCCGGTGCGGGTCCTCGTCGTCGACGACGAGAGCAACCTGACCGAGCTCCTCTCGATGGCCCTGCGCTACGAGGGTTGGGAGGTGCGCACGGCGTCCAACGGCGCCAACGCGGTGCGGGCGGCTCGCGAGTTCCAGCCGGATGCGGTGGCCCTCGACATGATGCTGCCGGACTTCGACGGCCTGGAGGTGCTGCGGCGGATGCGCGCCGACTCCCCCAACGTGCCGGTGCTGTTCCTCACGGCCAAGGACGCGGTCGAGGACAGGGTCGCCGGCCTCACCGCGGGTGGCGACGACTACGTCACCAAGCCGTTCAGCCTCGAGGAGGTCGTCGCCCGGCTCCGTGCCCTCATGCGGCGCACCGCCGTAGTGACCGACGAGTCCTCGTCCGTGATCGTCGTGGGCGACCTCACCATGGACGAGGACAGCCACGAGGTGACCCGCGACGGCGTCCAGATCGCCCTGACCCCAACTGAGTTCGAGCTGCTGCGCTACCTCATGCGCAACCCAAAGCGGGTGCTGTCCAAGGCGCAGATCCTCGACCGCGTCTGGAACTACGACTTCGGGGGCCAGGCCAACGTCGTCGAGCTCTACATCTCCTACCTGCGCAAGAAGATCGACGCCGGCCGCGAGCCGATGATCCACACGATGCGCGGCGTCGGGTACGTCCTCAAGCCCGCGTCATGA
- a CDS encoding LacI family DNA-binding transcriptional regulator, whose product MTSLSEEGRRPPRATMREVAALAGVSLKTVSRVVNREPGVSPDVVARVERAVSQLGYRHNLAASNLRRGHGKSAMVGALLQDVSNSFSSSLLRSLEDAARDRDVAIVASSLDEEPERERALVEGLVRRRVDGLLLMPATQRHDYLAEDLRSGLPIVFVDRRPNGVDTDSVTVDNALGARMAVEHLLAHGHRRIAILGDLPTIQTAQTRHDGYLATMRDAGLPRDPSLEALSLRSPDDAVAGLVRLLDGPNPPTAVFAARNSLAIGAIRALHQRGVAGQVALVGFDDFPLADIVDPPLTVVKQNVAMIGFEVAKRLFGRIDGDTSAPQHVVLAPELVVRGSGEIRPGV is encoded by the coding sequence GTGACATCGTTGTCAGAGGAGGGCCGTCGGCCGCCGCGCGCCACCATGCGTGAGGTGGCGGCGCTCGCCGGCGTCAGCCTCAAGACGGTCTCCAGGGTCGTCAACCGCGAGCCGGGGGTGTCCCCGGACGTCGTCGCCCGCGTCGAGCGTGCGGTCTCCCAGCTCGGCTACCGGCACAACCTCGCCGCCAGCAACCTGCGCCGCGGTCACGGCAAGAGCGCCATGGTCGGCGCCCTGCTCCAGGACGTCAGCAACTCGTTCTCCTCCAGCCTGCTGCGCAGCCTCGAGGACGCCGCGCGGGACCGCGACGTCGCCATCGTGGCGTCAAGCCTCGACGAGGAGCCCGAGCGCGAGCGCGCCCTGGTCGAGGGCCTGGTCCGTCGACGTGTCGACGGCCTGCTGCTCATGCCGGCCACCCAGCGCCACGACTACCTCGCCGAGGACCTCCGCAGCGGCCTGCCGATCGTCTTCGTCGACCGGCGGCCGAACGGTGTGGACACCGACTCGGTCACCGTCGACAACGCCCTCGGGGCGCGGATGGCGGTGGAGCACCTGCTCGCCCACGGCCACCGGCGCATCGCCATCCTCGGCGACCTGCCCACCATCCAGACGGCGCAGACGCGGCACGACGGCTACCTCGCCACGATGCGCGACGCCGGCCTCCCCCGCGACCCGAGCCTCGAGGCGCTGTCGCTGCGCTCCCCCGACGACGCGGTCGCCGGGCTCGTCCGGCTGCTCGACGGCCCCAACCCGCCGACGGCGGTCTTCGCAGCGCGGAACTCGTTGGCCATCGGGGCGATTCGCGCCCTGCACCAGCGCGGAGTTGCAGGACAGGTGGCCCTCGTCGGGTTCGACGACTTCCCCCTCGCCGACATCGTCGATCCGCCGCTCACCGTGGTGAAGCAGAATGTCGCGATGATCGGCTTCGAGGTCGCGAAGCGGCTCTTCGGCCGCATCGACGGCGACACCTCCGCCCCCCAGCACGTCGTGCTCGCCCCGGAGCTCGTCGTCCGCGGCTCCGGGGAGATCCGCCCCGGCGTCTAG
- a CDS encoding ABC transporter permease, which translates to MTTEVTSAAAEFARRQQSPLQRVQHQLHGRPWLSPLFLLFVAFVSFFIATPTFLTPSSMGILLQQTAVVAALAVGQTLVILTAGIDLSVGAVMVLSMMVMATLSRDDGMPGILGLAIGLLLATGAGALNGLLVTRINLPPFIVTLGTLSIFTAIALLYSGGESIQANHLPDLLNFLGQGFGIGSFRLTWGIVLVILIYAVIGFVLSQTAWGRYVYAVGDDPESARLSGVPSKRILLAVYTVAGLIYGLAAWILIGRAGAATPNAFPDANLASITAVVIGGTSLFGGRGRLVGTLIGALIVQTLQFGLSQMGVDQQWRVLATGILVIIAVAVDQWIRKVKA; encoded by the coding sequence ATGACCACCGAGGTGACCTCTGCTGCCGCCGAGTTCGCTCGGCGGCAGCAGTCCCCACTCCAGCGGGTGCAGCACCAGCTGCACGGCCGGCCCTGGCTGAGTCCGCTGTTCCTGCTCTTCGTGGCGTTCGTGTCCTTCTTCATCGCGACGCCCACGTTCCTCACCCCGAGCTCGATGGGCATCCTGCTCCAGCAGACCGCGGTCGTGGCCGCTTTGGCCGTCGGACAGACGCTCGTCATCCTCACCGCGGGGATCGACCTGTCGGTCGGTGCCGTCATGGTGCTGTCGATGATGGTCATGGCCACGCTGTCCAGGGATGACGGGATGCCCGGCATCCTCGGCCTGGCGATCGGCCTGCTCCTGGCCACCGGTGCGGGTGCCCTCAACGGCCTGCTCGTGACCCGGATCAACCTGCCTCCGTTCATCGTCACCCTCGGCACGCTGAGCATCTTCACCGCCATCGCGCTGCTCTACTCCGGTGGCGAGAGCATCCAGGCCAACCACCTGCCCGACCTGCTCAACTTCCTCGGGCAAGGGTTCGGCATCGGGTCGTTCAGGCTCACCTGGGGAATCGTCCTGGTGATCCTGATCTACGCGGTGATCGGGTTCGTGCTCTCCCAGACCGCGTGGGGGCGCTACGTGTATGCCGTCGGCGACGACCCCGAGTCGGCCCGCCTCTCGGGTGTCCCCAGCAAGCGGATCCTCCTGGCCGTCTACACCGTGGCCGGCCTGATCTACGGTCTCGCGGCGTGGATCCTCATCGGACGTGCCGGCGCGGCGACCCCCAACGCGTTCCCGGACGCCAACCTGGCCAGCATCACCGCCGTGGTCATCGGTGGCACCAGCCTCTTCGGTGGCCGCGGTCGCCTCGTCGGGACCCTCATCGGTGCCCTCATCGTTCAGACGTTGCAGTTCGGCCTCTCCCAGATGGGCGTCGACCAGCAGTGGCGCGTCCTCGCGACCGGCAT
- a CDS encoding LCP family protein produces the protein MSEPTNGSAQGSTPGQDASAPGGGTPQDDAGVGRRSQRHQGSSHRHPWLRRSLFGVAALLVVALVLGIAAYVKLNGNISRLDISSALGDRPEPAATTDAVTNLAPVNIMVMGSDSREGTNLGKGQTEYGLEGARSDTNLVVHLSADRKSAIVVSIPRDSMTMAPRDCKNPKDNVENGVMRQWNQNFTLGGPACTIRTFEGLTGIFVDHFVVIDFRGFQKMVDALGGVTVCTPDPINDEDSHLVLPAGKSKVNGKQALGYVRVRKTVGDGSDLGRIDRQQAFLSSVIQEVTKSSLLLRPDKLFRFLDAATGSMTTDKGLDIGEMKDIAQSVQAIGTDQIRFVKLPTTVYEPDPNRVQWLPSAESIWKAIREDDALPGTKKPSTTTTASPTTTAPALTVAPSEISVRVTNDSGIAGLAKQAAGDLGIQGFKVETYLTGTGEKTTGVLVRYGAGQKEAARTVAAVFPGAKIKSDSTLGSTIEVSMGLDSPDAVEIPNREGTEPLPKPSVTATSNPTDTATIAARTADQDICS, from the coding sequence GTGAGCGAGCCCACCAACGGCTCTGCGCAGGGCAGCACGCCCGGCCAGGACGCCAGTGCCCCGGGGGGCGGCACGCCACAGGACGACGCCGGTGTCGGGCGCAGGTCGCAGCGCCACCAAGGGAGCTCGCACCGTCACCCGTGGCTGCGCCGCTCGTTGTTCGGCGTCGCTGCCCTGCTCGTGGTGGCCCTCGTCCTCGGGATCGCGGCCTACGTGAAGCTCAACGGCAACATCAGCCGACTCGACATCAGCAGCGCGCTCGGTGACCGCCCCGAGCCGGCTGCGACGACCGATGCCGTGACCAACCTCGCGCCGGTGAACATCATGGTGATGGGTTCGGACAGCCGCGAGGGGACCAACCTCGGCAAGGGGCAGACGGAGTACGGACTCGAGGGTGCCCGCTCCGACACCAACCTCGTCGTCCACCTGTCGGCCGACCGCAAGTCCGCCATCGTCGTGTCGATCCCGCGCGACTCCATGACCATGGCCCCGCGTGACTGCAAGAACCCCAAGGACAACGTCGAGAACGGCGTCATGCGTCAGTGGAACCAGAACTTCACCCTGGGTGGCCCGGCCTGCACGATCCGGACCTTCGAGGGCCTGACGGGCATCTTCGTCGACCACTTCGTCGTCATCGACTTCCGCGGCTTCCAGAAGATGGTCGACGCCCTCGGTGGCGTGACCGTCTGCACGCCCGACCCCATCAACGACGAGGACAGCCACCTCGTGCTGCCCGCCGGCAAGAGCAAGGTCAACGGCAAGCAGGCGCTGGGTTACGTCCGGGTCCGCAAGACCGTCGGCGACGGGTCGGACCTCGGCCGCATCGACCGCCAGCAGGCCTTCCTCTCCTCGGTCATCCAGGAGGTCACGAAGTCCTCCCTGCTGCTGCGTCCCGACAAGCTGTTCCGCTTCCTCGACGCCGCCACGGGCTCGATGACGACGGACAAGGGCCTGGACATCGGCGAGATGAAGGACATCGCGCAGAGCGTCCAGGCGATCGGCACCGACCAGATCCGGTTCGTGAAGCTGCCGACCACCGTCTACGAGCCCGACCCCAACCGCGTGCAGTGGCTGCCGTCCGCCGAGTCGATCTGGAAGGCGATCCGCGAGGACGACGCACTGCCGGGCACCAAGAAGCCGTCGACCACGACGACGGCGTCGCCCACGACGACCGCCCCCGCCCTCACCGTCGCGCCCAGCGAGATCTCGGTGCGCGTGACGAACGACTCGGGCATCGCGGGCCTGGCCAAGCAGGCCGCAGGTGACCTGGGCATCCAGGGCTTCAAGGTCGAGACCTACCTGACCGGCACCGGTGAGAAGACGACCGGGGTGCTCGTGCGGTACGGCGCCGGCCAGAAGGAGGCGGCGCGGACCGTCGCCGCCGTCTTCCCGGGTGCCAAGATCAAGTCGGACTCCACGCTCGGGTCGACGATCGAGGTCAGCATGGGGCTGGACTCGCCGGACGCCGTGGAGATCCCGAACCGTGAAGGCACCGAGCCGCTGCCCAAGCCGTCCGTGACGGCGACGAGCAACCCGACCGACACCGCCACGATCGCGGCCCGCACCGCCGACCAGGACATCTGCAGCTGA
- a CDS encoding HAMP domain-containing sensor histidine kinase, with translation MSPAAAAGAARTRFRPAVWSLSTKLVATVVGLFLAVTLATSSLTVLLLHNYLQDQLDSDVTASVAREGGRPDLDGDGRGPGGGGPPGGGGAFLNLTLRDGVAVTNRVADGSTYGQLTAEQISQLQTAGIGQTPQTVEIDDLGAYRVVSVFTANGSTVISGLPMAGVTETINTVVTLIVGGTVIGFIVVGAGGLWLVRRNLAPLQRVAHTATQVSRLKLDSGDVALAERVPADDTDPRTEVGQVGLALNNMLDNVEGALQSRHESEQRVRQFVADASHELRTPLASIRGYAELSRREHEPVPATVTHALSRVESEALRMQGLVEDLLLLARLDAGRPLEREPVDLSLLAMDAVSDAHAAAPGHRWELDLPDEPIEVAGDQARLHQVVANLLANARTHTPEGTKVVTSVRPDGDWVRVSVADDGPGVPEPLQRNVFQRFTRGDDSRNRAAGSTGLGLSIVDAVAKSHGGRVELDSHPGDTTFTVLLPAH, from the coding sequence ATGAGTCCCGCCGCAGCCGCCGGAGCAGCCCGCACCCGGTTCCGACCGGCCGTGTGGTCGCTCAGCACCAAGCTCGTCGCCACCGTCGTCGGGCTGTTCCTCGCCGTCACCCTCGCGACGTCCTCCCTCACCGTCCTCCTGCTGCACAACTACCTCCAGGACCAGCTCGACAGCGACGTGACCGCCAGCGTCGCCCGTGAGGGCGGCCGCCCCGACCTCGACGGCGACGGCCGGGGGCCCGGGGGCGGCGGTCCACCCGGCGGCGGGGGCGCCTTCCTCAACCTCACGCTGCGTGATGGCGTGGCCGTCACCAACCGCGTCGCCGACGGCAGCACCTACGGCCAGCTCACCGCCGAGCAGATCTCCCAGCTCCAGACCGCGGGCATCGGACAGACCCCCCAGACGGTCGAGATCGACGACCTCGGCGCCTACCGCGTGGTCTCGGTCTTCACCGCGAACGGCAGCACCGTCATCAGCGGGCTGCCCATGGCCGGCGTCACCGAGACCATCAACACCGTCGTCACGCTCATCGTCGGCGGGACGGTGATCGGGTTCATCGTCGTCGGGGCCGGCGGCCTGTGGCTCGTGCGCCGCAACCTCGCACCGCTGCAACGCGTCGCGCACACCGCGACCCAGGTGTCGCGGCTCAAGCTCGACTCCGGCGACGTCGCCCTCGCCGAACGCGTCCCCGCCGACGACACCGACCCGCGTACCGAGGTCGGCCAGGTCGGCCTCGCCCTCAACAACATGCTCGACAACGTCGAGGGGGCCCTGCAGTCCCGGCACGAGAGCGAGCAGCGTGTGCGCCAGTTCGTCGCCGACGCCTCGCACGAGCTGCGGACCCCGCTCGCCTCCATCCGGGGGTATGCCGAGCTGTCCCGTCGCGAGCACGAGCCCGTTCCTGCGACGGTCACCCACGCGCTGTCCCGCGTCGAGTCCGAGGCGCTGCGGATGCAGGGCCTCGTCGAGGACCTGCTCCTGCTGGCCCGCCTCGACGCGGGTCGACCGCTCGAGCGTGAGCCGGTCGACCTGTCGCTGCTCGCGATGGACGCCGTGAGCGACGCCCACGCCGCCGCGCCCGGCCACCGCTGGGAGCTCGACCTGCCCGACGAGCCCATCGAGGTCGCCGGCGACCAGGCCCGCCTCCACCAGGTCGTCGCCAACCTCCTCGCGAATGCCCGCACCCACACCCCCGAGGGCACCAAGGTCGTCACCTCGGTGCGCCCCGATGGCGACTGGGTCCGGGTCAGCGTGGCCGACGACGGCCCTGGCGTGCCGGAACCGTTGCAGCGCAACGTGTTCCAGCGATTCACCCGCGGCGACGACTCCCGCAACCGCGCGGCCGGGTCGACGGGCCTCGGCCTGTCCATCGTCGACGCCGTGGCCAAGTCCCATGGCGGACGCGTCGAGCTCGACAGCCACCCCGGCGACACGACCTTCACGGTCCTGCTCCCCGCCCACTGA